The Oscillatoria acuminata PCC 6304 genomic interval ACTCGGGTTTCCGTTTTGCCGATCGCCAAATCCACCAAGCTGCTAGACAGAGGGTACAGTTTCCCACCACCGTCATTGTTGCTTGTAGCGTCACCAACCAGTCTAAAGAGGTGGGATTATCAAAATAGTGCCAGGTACAAGCACACATCGCCCCCACTAATGCCGGAAGCATGGCAAAGGATAATCCTCGCCAATAGCGATCGCCCGTCACTTCGCCATAGCGCCAAATCAGCCAAATGGCA includes:
- a CDS encoding DUF2499 domain-containing protein produces the protein MHALSIPTWMIHVSSVIEWIAAIWLIWRYGEVTGDRYWRGLSFAMLPALVGAMCACTWHYFDNPTSLDWLVTLQATMTVVGNCTLCLAAWWIWRSAKRKPESEDSPLMNEGQQTAIGPQK